The sequence CGGATTGGTGACGGCCATCGCCGCGCGCGCAGAACTGCGCCGGCTGCGCGCAGACCTGGAGGACCTGCGCGCGACGGTCCCCGCGAAGGCGGAGGAGCCCGCGCGCAATCTTGCCGCGCAGATCAACCGCGTGCTGGACACGGTTGCTAAGCGCATCAACGACACCGAGCTGCGCCTGAACGAGCTGGCGCGCCGACTCGCGGAGCTCACCACCCCACCTGAGCGTCCGCCCGCCGCCGCCGCGCTGCCGCCAGCGGCCGCAGCTCCACCCGCGGAGGCGCCCTCCGCGGCAGCCACGGCCGCGCGCACCTACACGGTGGCCGCGGGCGACACGCTCGGTGGCATCGCGCGGAAACTCGGCGTCAGCGTGTCGGCGCTGCAGCAGGCCAACCCCGACGTGAATCCCGCAAGACTCAAGATCGGCCAAAAGCTCAATGTGCCCTGAAGTTCGACATCTGATGCTCGCCGGAGCGGCGGCGCTGATGGTGAGCGGATGCGCGACGACACCGCAGGACCGCATTCGCCGTCACGCGGAGTTGTTCGCCTCCTTCCCGCCGGAGATTCAGGCGAAGGTGCGAGCGGGGCGCGTGGAGCCCGGCTTTACGCCGGACATGGTCCGCATCGCGCTGGGCCGGCCGGACCGGGTGATCACGCGACTGACGCCGGAGGGCGAAACGGTGGTGTGGGTGTACACCGACGCGGTGCCGGAAACCTGGTCCGAGCCCGTACCGGTGTTCTGGCCCTACCGTTCCGCCGGCGGGGTGTACCGCTGGTACCCCGACATCTTTTGGAGCTACCGGACCGCGTGGCGAGAGCGGGACGCCGCACGCGTTGAGTTCCGGGACGGTCGGGTCACCGCGGTGGAGCGGGTGGGTCCGTAGTCGCCGCGCCGGCGGGGCGAAGACCGGCGAGGATCTCCGCGGCGAGCTTCGTTCCGATACCGGGCACGGCCGCGATTTCCGCCAGCGGCGCGCGCGCGAGCCGCGCGACCGATCCGAACTTCACCAAGAGCGCGCGCTTCCGTTTCGGTCCGATGCCCTCGATTTCATCGAGCTTCGATTCGGAGAGCCGCCGCGCCCGCAGCCGCCGGTGATACGCCAGCGCAAAACGGTGCGCCTCGTCGCGTAACGCTTGCAGCACCGTCAGCGCGGGCGACTCGCGCGGGATTTCCACGATGCCCTCCGACCCGTCGGGCCCGTGGATCACGTGCTCGAACCGCTTCGCAAGGCCGATCACCGGCATCGCGCCGAAGCCCGCGTCGCGGGCGGCAGCCTTCGCGGCGCGCACCTGCGGGATGCCACCGTCCACCACGATCAGGTCCGGCGCCGACCACCCCTCGTCCTCCCCGCGCGCCCGTTCCAGCCGGCGGCGGACCACCTCGCCGATCATCGCAGGATCATCCGCGCCGTCGACGGTCCGAATACGGAACCGACGGTAGCGCGAGCGCTGGGGCAGACCGTCCTCCGCGCGGACGAGACTGCCGACCGCAACGTCGCCGCCGATGTTGGAGACGTCGAAGCATTCCATCACGCGGGGGATAGTGGCCAGTCCCAACCGCGCCGCGAGCTCGGCCATCCCCGCGCGGGCGACCGCCGCATGCAGTTCCGGCGTGCGCCGCGCCAGCGCGCGCTCCCGCACCGCACGATCCAGCGCACGGGCGAGATCGCGCAGCGCCGCGGCTCGTTCGAAATCGAGCGAGGCGGCCGCCTGACGCATCGCGTCGGCGATCAGCCGGCGGCGTTCGGGATCTTCCCCGCGCAGAAACCGGCAGGCCTGTTCCAACCGCTCCCGGTACGCTTCGGCAGTGATGCGGCCGACGCAGGGCGCGCTGCAGTGCCGGATGATGTCGGCGTGGCAGTGGCGGTGGTCCTCGGGGCCGGGGAG is a genomic window of Kiritimatiellia bacterium containing:
- a CDS encoding excinuclease ABC subunit UvrC, with amino-acid sequence MQGNEHLRAKLEALPDAPGVYLFRDAAGTVIYIGKARSLRRRVRSYFSVAARRRGDPKLRSLVHSIGDLEVLPLRTEAEAAVMESRLIKEHRPRYNIAFRDDKRFLLLRVDPREPWPRFTLARIRRDDGALWFGPYPSAAVARATLDFLGKQFGLRQCRPRLPGPEDHRHCHADIIRHCSAPCVGRITAEAYRERLEQACRFLRGEDPERRRLIADAMRQAAASLDFERAAALRDLARALDRAVRERALARRTPELHAAVARAGMAELAARLGLATIPRVMECFDVSNIGGDVAVGSLVRAEDGLPQRSRYRRFRIRTVDGADDPAMIGEVVRRRLERARGEDEGWSAPDLIVVDGGIPQVRAAKAAARDAGFGAMPVIGLAKRFEHVIHGPDGSEGIVEIPRESPALTVLQALRDEAHRFALAYHRRLRARRLSESKLDEIEGIGPKRKRALLVKFGSVARLARAPLAEIAAVPGIGTKLAAEILAGLRPAGAATTDPPAPPR
- a CDS encoding LysM peptidoglycan-binding domain-containing protein, with the protein product MNETRLNESGGGRPVGGRAMPLIAAAVALAAGAAGLVTAIAARAELRRLRADLEDLRATVPAKAEEPARNLAAQINRVLDTVAKRINDTELRLNELARRLAELTTPPERPPAAAALPPAAAAPPAEAPSAAATAARTYTVAAGDTLGGIARKLGVSVSALQQANPDVNPARLKIGQKLNVP